A genomic region of Friedmanniella luteola contains the following coding sequences:
- a CDS encoding YczE/YyaS/YitT family protein has translation MTSSSPSSPLTSLGPLEQLRAGRLGRRIPQLLVGLALYGFSMAMMLRSDLGLAPWDVLTEGLSLRLPLSFGTITVLVSALVLLMWVPLRQRPGLGTVANVFVVGIAVDLGLAALRTPSSLVLQVLLLIGGLVANGLAGAVYMGSQLGPGPRDGLMTGLARRTGGSLRLVRTGIEVVVLGIGFLLGGTVGVGTVLYAVGIGPLTQRFLPLVAVRLEARPTAPRTAAPSTPAPQSAPASTPGA, from the coding sequence GTGACGTCGTCCAGCCCTTCCTCCCCGCTCACCTCCCTCGGGCCCCTCGAGCAGCTCCGCGCCGGCCGGCTGGGCCGCCGGATCCCGCAGCTCCTCGTCGGGCTGGCCCTCTACGGGTTCTCGATGGCGATGATGCTGCGCTCGGACCTCGGGCTGGCCCCCTGGGACGTGCTGACCGAGGGCCTCTCGCTCCGGCTGCCGCTCAGCTTCGGGACCATCACCGTCCTCGTGAGCGCCCTGGTGCTGCTGATGTGGGTGCCCCTGCGGCAGCGCCCGGGCCTGGGCACCGTCGCCAACGTGTTCGTCGTCGGGATCGCCGTCGACCTCGGGCTCGCCGCGCTGCGCACGCCGTCGTCGCTGGTGCTCCAGGTGCTGCTGCTGATCGGCGGCCTGGTGGCCAACGGCCTGGCCGGTGCGGTGTACATGGGCAGCCAGCTGGGACCCGGGCCCCGCGACGGTCTGATGACGGGTCTGGCCCGGCGAACCGGCGGGAGCCTGCGGCTGGTCCGCACCGGGATCGAGGTCGTGGTGCTCGGCATCGGGTTCCTGCTGGGCGGCACCGTCGGCGTCGGGACCGTGCTGTACGCCGTCGGGATCGGGCCGCTCACCCAGCGGTTCCTGCCCCTCGTCGCCGTGCGGCTGGAGGCCCGGCCGACGGCCCCGCGGACCGCGGCACCGTCGACCCCTGCGCCGCAGTCCGCGCCGGCGTCCACGCCCGGCGCCTGA
- a CDS encoding DUF1990 family protein, giving the protein MVELLAPGAALALQTAPLTYPEIGATRGPLPAGYHHQHVSARVGTGRAAFEAAAETLLTWGMHEGAGLTARVSDRRVRTGTVAELRLGLGPLGLRIPVRVLEVVEDEQRRGFVYGTLPGHPERGEESFAVELAADGAVFFDLVAFSRGGRWFTVLGAPVARAGQYLVTERYLDAVRTAAQDAGPG; this is encoded by the coding sequence GTGGTGGAGCTGTTGGCGCCGGGGGCGGCGCTGGCCCTGCAGACCGCCCCGCTCACCTACCCCGAGATCGGTGCCACGCGGGGCCCCCTGCCCGCCGGCTACCACCACCAGCACGTGTCGGCCCGGGTGGGCACCGGCCGGGCGGCGTTCGAGGCGGCCGCCGAGACGCTGCTGACCTGGGGCATGCACGAGGGGGCCGGGCTCACTGCCCGGGTGTCGGACCGGCGGGTGCGGACGGGCACCGTCGCGGAGCTGCGGCTGGGGCTGGGCCCCCTGGGGCTGCGGATCCCGGTCCGGGTGCTCGAGGTGGTCGAGGACGAGCAGCGCCGCGGCTTCGTCTACGGCACCCTGCCCGGTCATCCCGAGCGCGGGGAGGAGTCGTTCGCGGTCGAGCTGGCCGCGGACGGCGCCGTCTTCTTCGACCTCGTCGCCTTCTCGCGCGGGGGACGCTGGTTCACCGTGCTGGGCGCGCCGGTCGCGCGGGCGGGGCAGTACCTCGTCACCGAGCGCTACCTCGACGCCGTCCGGACCGCCGCCCAGGACGCCGGGCCAGGCTGA